CGCGTCCAGGAGATCATGCGGCCGGACGTGGTGCACATCACCACCGACACCGACCAGGAGGAGGTCGCGCGCCTCATGGCCGACTACGACTTCAGCGTCCTCCCGGTCGTGGACGACGCCGGCCGCCTCGTGGGCATCGTCACCGTGGACGACGTGCTGGACGTGCTCGAGGAGGAAGCCACCGAGGACATCCACCGCCTAGGCGCCGTGGACGCCCCCGAGCTCGTCTACAGCCGCTCCAGCGTGTGGCACCTGTGGGGCGCGCGCGTGCGCTGGCTTGTCGTGCTAATCCTCACGGGGATGCTCACCTCGAGCATCCTGGCTGGGTTCGAGCGCGTCCTCCAAGCGGCCACGGCTCTCGCCTTTTACATTCCCGTGCTGCTCGGAACCGGGGGGAATACGGGGAACCAGTCCTCCACCCTGATCGTGCGGGCACTCGCCACACGGGACATCAACCTTTCCGACTGGCCCCGCATCCTCCTGAAGGAGCTGGGGGTGGGCGCGCTTTTAGGGCTGACGCTTTCCGCCTTCATCGCCGTGAAGGTCGCGGTGGACGGGTTTGCTGCCATCACACCGGTGGTCGCCCTCTCCCTGTTCCTCCTGGTGGTGGTCGCGAACCTGGCCGGCGCGCTGCTGCCCCTCGTGCTGCGGTCCTTGAAGCTGGACCCCGCCCTGATCTCCAACCCGTTAATCGCAACGGTCTCCGACGTTTCCGGCCTACTCATCTACCTTTCCGTCGCGCGCCTCCTCCTCTCCTAACCGCCGCCCCCGGCCATTGCGCCGGGGGCAAGTGCGCGTTCCAAGGATCGGGATCACAACACCGGGAGTTCCTCGAGCGCTACGACCTCCACCTTCGGGGTACCCTGCCGGAACGCCGCGAGCCGCGCCACAACCTCGGCCCCCGCCCGGTGCACGAGCCGCTCGAGGGCGTGCATCGTGCCGCCGCTCGCCACCACGTCGATCACCAGGGTAGCCTTCTGGTTCAGCAAGCGCTCCACGTAACGCCGGTCCAGCCAAAGGACCTCGTTGGCCCCTAGGGTTAA
This region of Marinithermus hydrothermalis DSM 14884 genomic DNA includes:
- the mgtE gene encoding magnesium transporter gives rise to the protein MRTLERENLFELLRTALEQGDIPKVRALAQTLHPREILDRWAELPGEYRYVLLTHLPPDHAAAIFANLEAADQAEFLETLPPWRVQELLEALDPDDLTDALQALQEQNPQLAQELIASLEPETRAEVEALSEYEEDEAGGLMTPEFIAVRASMTVEEVLRFLRRTAPDAETVYYLYVIDDERRLVGVLSLRDLIVADPRTRVQEIMRPDVVHITTDTDQEEVARLMADYDFSVLPVVDDAGRLVGIVTVDDVLDVLEEEATEDIHRLGAVDAPELVYSRSSVWHLWGARVRWLVVLILTGMLTSSILAGFERVLQAATALAFYIPVLLGTGGNTGNQSSTLIVRALATRDINLSDWPRILLKELGVGALLGLTLSAFIAVKVAVDGFAAITPVVALSLFLLVVVANLAGALLPLVLRSLKLDPALISNPLIATVSDVSGLLIYLSVARLLLS